In one Heteronotia binoei isolate CCM8104 ecotype False Entrance Well chromosome 1, APGP_CSIRO_Hbin_v1, whole genome shotgun sequence genomic region, the following are encoded:
- the SLC22A16 gene encoding solute carrier family 22 member 16, whose translation MARNFDLLFDSLGHFGRYQAWVYLAAAFQSISCGIHYLASVFLAVTPKFVCGVLGNVSSVLIYNSSLSRIEDSWTLWTSTQSYMLVHLENGEVWELNQCSKSRRADPLDFTYEYSGNKTDFTCTDGFIYDRTKWQSTIVTEWDLVCQREWLAKLTQPTFMVGVLFGAVIFGDIADRTGRRHVMWFTSTGQFLFGVAVAFTFDYYSFVIVRFLLAMVSSGYLVVVFVYVTEYVGIKYRTWASMHIHAFFAVGIMVVALIGYLADTWWVYQICLSLTTLPFVLCCWMLPETPFWLLTEGRYEEAQKVINIMARWNKVSTPCKISELCSLQGDLVSSTTGDNDHSPMKKHNILDLFRNWHIARRTITVWLVWFTGSLGYYVFSLSSVNLGGNEYLNLFLIGAVEIPAYIIACIGMDRVGRRNTLIPFLISSAVTCALLMLIPQDFKILNIIANMVGKFTIGVAFGLIYLYTAELYPTVVRSLAVGSGSMVCRVGSVVAPFCVYLSSVWIFMPQMIVGIVAFVSGLLTLMLPETLGKPLTNTWAEAIELGAGSGCSAEKPPPAQSGTALEKIEMLSPETCGTDQ comes from the exons ATACCAGGCATGGGTTTATTTGGCAGCTGCATTTCAGTCTATCTCTTGTGGCATCCACTACTTAGCTTCTGTCTTCTTGGCTGTTACACCAAAATTTGTATGTGGTGTCCTTGGAAATGTGAGCAGTGTTCTGATTTACAATTCATCTCTTTCAAGAATAGAGGATTCCTGGACACTGTGGACATCAACACAAAGTTATATGTTGGTCCACCTGGAAAATGGAGAAGTTTGGGAACTTAATCAGTGTAGCAAGTCCAGACGAGCAGATCCTTTGGATTTTACTTATGAATACAGTGGCAACAAGACTGATTTTACATGTACTGATGGTTTCATCTATGACCGGACCAAATGGcagagcaccattgtcacagagTGGGATTTAGTCTGTCAGAGGGAATGGCTTGCAAAACTTACACAACCCACTTTCATGGTGGGAGTCCTTTTCGGAGCTGTGATTTTTGGAGACATTGCAGACAG AACGGGAAGACGACATGTAATGTGGTTTACAAGTACTGGGCAGTTCTTATTTGGTGTTGCAGTGGCATTCACATTTGACTACTATAGTTTTGTGATTGTCCGTTTCCTTCTTGCTATG GTTTCAAGCGGTTATCTGGTTGTAGTGTTTGTTTATGTGACTGAATACGTTGGCATAAAGTATCGCACATGGGCATCCATGCATATCCATGCATTTTTTGCTGTGGGGATTATGGTTGTAGCCCTGATAGGCTATTTGGCTGACACCTGGTGGGTCTACCAGATATGCCTTTCCTTAACAACTCTCCCCTTTGTCTTGTGCTGCTGGATGCTCCCAGAGACCCCCTTCTGGCTGCTCACTGAAGGAAGATATGAAGAAGCCCAAAAAGTAATTAATATAATGGCAAGGTGGAATAAAGTAAGCACTCCTTGTAAAATTTCTGAACTGTGTTCACTCCAAGGCGATCTAGTCAGTAGCACAACGGGTGATAATGACCATTCTCCCATGAAGAAACACAACATCTTAGATCTGTTTCGTAACTGGCACATTGCAAGAAGGACCATTACAGTTTGGCTGGTTTGGTTCACTGGGAGTTTAGGATATTATGTATTCTCCCTCAGTTCCGTGAACCTTGGAGGCAATGAATATTTAAATCTTTTCCTCATAG GTGCTGTGGAAATTCCTGCATACATCATCGCTTGCATAGGAATGGACAGAGTGGGAAGAAGGAATACGTTGATCCCATTCCTTATATCAAGTGCTGTGACCTGTGCTCTGTTAATGTTGATACCTCAG GATTTCAAAATATTAAACATCATAGCAAATATGGTTGGGAAGTTTACAATAGGTGTTGCATTTGGCCTAATTTATCTGTATACAGCAGAGCTTTATCCTACAGTTGTAAG GTCCCTTGCTGTTGGAAGTGGGAGCATGGTGTGCCGTGTAGGAAGTGTGGTGGCCCCTTTCTGTGTCTATTTGTCAAGTGTCTGGATTTTTATGCCACAG ATGATTGTTGGAATTGTGGCCTTTGTGAGTGGATTATTAACATTGATGCTGCCAGAAACTCTTGGAAAACCACTGACAAATACCTGGGCAGAAGCTATAGAACTTGGTGCCGGCAGCGGCTGCAGCGCAGAAAAACCTCCTCCGGCACAGAGTGGTACAGCATTAGAAAAGATTGAGATGCTGAGCCCAGAGACATGTGGTACTGACCAATAA